Proteins co-encoded in one uncultured Draconibacterium sp. genomic window:
- the mnmH gene encoding tRNA 2-selenouridine(34) synthase MnmH gives MLQEISISEYIQLAESVSLVDVRSPGEYDKGHIPGAFSIPLFSNEERAAVGTVYVQQSKEEAIKLGYKYVTPKLEWFISESRKLAPEGIIAVHCWRGGMRSRSFAKHLSENGFSKVYVITGGYKAFRNHALESFKTEANICILGGYTGSGKTHILNALKEQGEQIIDLEGLANHKGSAFGRVGDGTQPTIEQFENNLFWEWKELEYDKTIWIEDESHRIGLVNIPMNFFENMRSHPVIFLDIALEERARFLVRDYSAADKAMLKDSILRIKKRLGGLNTKNALEHLEKNELYEVATICLLYYDKYYLRGLRNRDHQEVFTLMWDSISPEVISKTIIEFYESIRNKKYKAHTV, from the coding sequence ATGTTACAGGAGATCAGTATTTCTGAATATATACAACTGGCCGAATCGGTTTCACTCGTTGATGTTCGCTCGCCGGGCGAATACGATAAAGGACACATACCGGGGGCGTTTAGCATTCCGTTGTTCTCGAATGAAGAACGGGCAGCTGTAGGCACAGTGTATGTTCAGCAATCAAAAGAGGAAGCCATTAAACTTGGTTATAAATACGTAACACCAAAGTTGGAGTGGTTTATTTCAGAATCGAGGAAACTGGCTCCCGAAGGAATAATTGCCGTGCATTGCTGGCGTGGTGGAATGCGCTCGAGATCATTTGCCAAACACCTTTCAGAAAACGGGTTTTCGAAAGTTTATGTGATTACCGGAGGCTACAAAGCGTTCCGAAACCATGCTTTGGAGTCGTTCAAAACAGAAGCTAATATTTGCATTCTGGGAGGTTATACCGGCAGTGGAAAAACACATATTCTAAATGCTTTAAAAGAACAGGGCGAACAAATTATTGATTTGGAAGGACTGGCGAACCACAAAGGATCGGCTTTCGGACGCGTCGGCGATGGCACTCAGCCCACAATTGAGCAGTTTGAAAACAACCTGTTTTGGGAGTGGAAAGAACTGGAATACGACAAAACCATTTGGATTGAAGACGAAAGCCACCGAATTGGTTTGGTAAATATTCCCATGAACTTTTTTGAAAACATGCGTAGTCATCCGGTGATTTTCCTTGATATTGCGCTGGAAGAAAGAGCACGATTTTTAGTTCGTGATTATTCGGCTGCTGATAAAGCCATGCTGAAAGATTCCATTCTTCGCATAAAAAAACGACTGGGAGGATTAAATACCAAAAATGCACTGGAACACCTCGAAAAAAACGAACTATACGAGGTGGCCACAATCTGCCTTTTGTATTACGACAAATATTATTTGAGAGGCTTACGCAACAGGGATCATCAGGAGGTATTTACCCTGATGTGGGACTCCATTTCTCCAGAAGTTATTAGTAAAACAATTATTGAATTTTATGAATCCATCAGAAATAAAAAATATAAAGCTCACACAGTATAG
- the selD gene encoding selenide, water dikinase SelD, which yields MNPSEIKNIKLTQYSHGAGCGCKISPKVLSTILETKLDMGLQPNLLVGNDSRDDAAVLDLGNGTAIISTTDFFMPIVDDPFTFGRIAATNAISDVFAMGGKPILAIAILGWPINKLAPEIAREVVEGGRQVCKEVGISLAGGHSIDSPEPIFGLAVTGQVDLKNIKQNDTATEGCQLLLTKPLGVGILTTAQKKGVLAKEHEQTAPELMCQLNTPGFDLAKIEGVKAMTDITGFGLLGHLTEMCEGSKLSAQIEHDKIPTLPMLQSYLEQNCIPGGTLRNWDSYGHQVSMKEDSYKNILCDPQTSGGLLIAVEPKALSDVQTCLAKFNIQTIPFGQLTEKQEQLISVV from the coding sequence ATGAATCCATCAGAAATAAAAAATATAAAGCTCACACAGTATAGTCACGGAGCCGGATGTGGCTGCAAAATTTCGCCCAAGGTTTTAAGTACCATTCTGGAAACAAAACTCGACATGGGACTTCAACCAAACCTTTTAGTTGGTAACGACAGTCGCGACGATGCTGCCGTATTGGATTTAGGAAATGGCACAGCCATAATCAGCACCACCGATTTTTTTATGCCAATTGTAGACGATCCGTTTACTTTTGGACGTATTGCTGCCACCAACGCTATAAGCGATGTTTTTGCTATGGGCGGAAAACCAATACTTGCCATTGCTATTTTGGGCTGGCCGATAAATAAACTGGCCCCCGAAATTGCCCGCGAAGTTGTTGAAGGTGGCCGTCAGGTGTGTAAAGAAGTGGGAATAAGTTTGGCCGGCGGACACAGTATCGACAGCCCGGAACCGATTTTTGGGCTTGCTGTTACCGGGCAGGTTGACCTGAAAAACATAAAACAAAACGACACTGCCACGGAAGGTTGTCAATTGCTTTTAACCAAACCATTGGGCGTTGGCATTTTAACCACGGCTCAGAAAAAAGGTGTTTTGGCAAAAGAACACGAACAAACTGCACCGGAATTGATGTGCCAGTTAAATACGCCCGGTTTTGATTTGGCAAAAATTGAAGGTGTAAAAGCCATGACCGATATAACCGGTTTTGGATTGCTGGGGCACCTCACTGAAATGTGTGAAGGCAGTAAGCTGTCTGCACAGATTGAACACGATAAAATTCCCACACTGCCAATGCTTCAGTCTTACCTGGAACAGAATTGTATTCCGGGCGGAACTTTGCGCAATTGGGACAGCTATGGACATCAGGTTTCGATGAAAGAAGACAGCTACAAAAACATTTTATGCGATCCGCAAACCAGCGGTGGTTTATTAATTGCGGTTGAGCCCAAAGCACTTTCCGATGTGCAAACTTGTTTGGCGAAATTCAATATTCAGACAATACCGTTTGGGCAATTAACGGAAAAACAGGAACAACTAATTTCAGTCGTTTAA
- a CDS encoding VF530 family protein → MEKNAHKEPQKQPNNPLHGKTLEAILVYLVSYYGWEELGDIIHINSFRNNPSLKSSLKFLRKTPWAREKVEKLYVETVKKK, encoded by the coding sequence ATGGAAAAAAACGCACATAAAGAGCCTCAAAAGCAACCCAACAATCCACTGCACGGAAAAACTCTTGAGGCTATTTTGGTGTACCTGGTAAGCTATTATGGCTGGGAAGAACTGGGAGATATTATTCACATTAACTCTTTCCGAAATAATCCCAGTTTAAAATCGAGTCTGAAATTCTTACGCAAAACTCCCTGGGCACGCGAAAAGGTGGAAAAGCTTTATGTTGAAACGGTTAAAAAGAAATAA
- a CDS encoding DUF4395 domain-containing protein has product MSKIVQFGENVEGYTIPVLNEREIRAAAGMLFMLMFISIQQATQGNFTPLKYAIIIFLTDMLIRVLINPKYSPTLILGRWIVRNQTPEYVGARQKKFAWKIGIALAFTMLILAVIVNSYSPITGIICMICLVFLFFEAVFGICLGCKFYPLLFKDKVQYCPGEVCDIKSRHDIQKTNWSHLFIVLGFAAFIVLTYFLFNEEFIKPPFDLFGLSS; this is encoded by the coding sequence ATGAGTAAGATCGTTCAATTTGGAGAAAATGTGGAAGGCTACACCATCCCTGTGTTAAACGAAAGAGAGATCCGTGCAGCAGCTGGCATGCTTTTTATGCTGATGTTTATTTCCATTCAGCAGGCCACACAAGGTAATTTTACACCTTTAAAATATGCGATTATCATTTTCCTGACTGATATGTTAATCCGCGTACTGATCAACCCAAAATATTCGCCAACACTCATTCTCGGACGTTGGATTGTGCGAAATCAAACACCCGAATACGTTGGGGCGCGCCAAAAGAAATTTGCCTGGAAAATTGGAATTGCACTGGCTTTTACCATGCTGATATTGGCGGTTATTGTAAATTCATACAGCCCGATAACCGGAATTATTTGTATGATCTGCCTTGTGTTTTTATTCTTCGAAGCCGTATTCGGCATTTGTCTTGGATGTAAATTTTATCCTTTGCTTTTTAAAGACAAGGTTCAGTACTGCCCGGGCGAAGTTTGCGATATTAAATCACGTCATGACATTCAGAAAACAAACTGGTCACATCTTTTTATCGTATTGGGATTTGCGGCATTTATTGTTCTCACATACTTTTTGTTTAACGAAGAATTTATAAAGCCACCGTTCGATTTATTCGGATTAAGCTCATAA
- a CDS encoding Re/Si-specific NAD(P)(+) transhydrogenase subunit alpha has protein sequence MILGLLKEHGKETRVALLPETVKTFTDLKVEVLVEQGAGEKAFASDADYEAVGAKTVSRDDVFAKAEVLLQIQPPAEGDTGKIKDSQVWISAFNPLWDTALVKTFLDRGITTFSLDLIPRTTRAQAMDILSSMATVSGYMAVLEAAVKLPTFFPMFMTAAGTIRPANVLILGAGVAGLQAIATCRKLGAQVQVFDVRSAVKEEVMSLGGKFVEVEGATEDKAAGGYAVEQTEEFKKKQQEKINEVAAKSNVVICTAQIPGRKAPLLIPKEAVEAMKPGSVIIDLAASTGGNCELTKNDEVVVHKGVSIIGQSNYPAQKPVDASRMFGKNVLNFMKLMIGEEGELNLNFEDDIVKGTCITHAKELYNERVKSIIENA, from the coding sequence ATGATTCTTGGATTATTAAAGGAACACGGTAAAGAAACACGTGTCGCTTTACTTCCGGAAACTGTGAAAACTTTTACCGACCTGAAAGTTGAAGTATTGGTTGAACAGGGAGCTGGTGAAAAAGCATTTGCTTCCGACGCCGACTACGAAGCTGTTGGAGCAAAAACAGTTTCGCGCGACGATGTGTTTGCCAAAGCCGAAGTCCTGCTGCAAATTCAGCCTCCCGCTGAAGGAGACACCGGAAAAATTAAAGATTCTCAGGTTTGGATTAGCGCTTTCAATCCGCTTTGGGATACCGCGTTGGTTAAAACTTTCCTCGACAGGGGGATTACAACATTTAGTCTCGATCTGATTCCGCGTACAACCCGTGCGCAAGCCATGGACATTTTATCGTCGATGGCAACGGTTTCGGGCTATATGGCTGTGCTGGAAGCTGCGGTAAAACTGCCAACTTTTTTCCCCATGTTTATGACAGCTGCTGGTACCATTCGCCCGGCAAATGTGCTAATTCTGGGCGCCGGAGTAGCTGGGTTACAAGCCATTGCCACCTGCCGGAAACTGGGTGCACAGGTACAGGTTTTCGATGTACGCTCGGCGGTAAAAGAAGAGGTAATGAGTCTTGGTGGTAAATTTGTTGAAGTGGAAGGTGCTACTGAAGACAAAGCTGCCGGAGGTTATGCGGTTGAACAAACCGAAGAATTCAAAAAGAAACAGCAGGAAAAAATCAATGAAGTTGCTGCCAAATCAAATGTGGTAATCTGCACTGCGCAAATTCCGGGACGAAAAGCTCCGTTGTTAATTCCAAAAGAAGCCGTTGAGGCTATGAAACCGGGATCGGTTATTATCGATCTTGCAGCATCGACAGGTGGAAACTGCGAACTGACCAAAAACGACGAAGTTGTTGTTCACAAAGGCGTAAGCATTATCGGGCAATCGAATTATCCGGCACAAAAACCGGTTGATGCAAGTCGTATGTTTGGTAAAAACGTACTGAACTTCATGAAGTTGATGATTGGAGAGGAAGGTGAACTTAACCTGAATTTTGAAGACGATATTGTAAAAGGAACCTGCATTACCCATGCAAAAGAACTTTACAACGAACGAGTAAAATCAATAATCGAAAACGCATAA
- a CDS encoding NAD(P) transhydrogenase subunit alpha encodes MEQFLTFFFEYKEAIFIIALSIFVGIEVISNVPAVLHTPLMSGANAISGVIIIGGIILVGHADLSKFSLDLVLGILALIFGTLNVVGGFAVTDRMLEMFKKKKK; translated from the coding sequence ATGGAACAATTTTTAACGTTTTTCTTTGAGTACAAAGAAGCCATTTTTATCATTGCTCTATCCATATTTGTGGGTATTGAGGTGATTTCGAATGTGCCTGCCGTATTGCATACTCCGCTTATGTCGGGGGCAAACGCAATCAGCGGTGTAATTATTATTGGTGGTATCATCCTGGTTGGTCATGCCGACCTATCAAAATTCTCACTCGACTTGGTACTGGGTATTCTCGCCCTAATTTTTGGTACCCTAAATGTGGTGGGTGGTTTTGCTGTTACCGACAGGATGCTTGAAATGTTTAAAAAGAAAAAAAAGTAG
- a CDS encoding NAD(P)(+) transhydrogenase (Re/Si-specific) subunit beta codes for MDKVLGTLNGIDFTVGDTLLELSYLIAALLFVFGLKLLSHPESARRGNLWAAGGMGLAMITTLLLHKNSAGEGISLTNIWIILCAIGVGAAIGWMVARKVKMTAMPQLVSLYNATGGGASMLVALLEYPAAMAGDVQSILVTVLGLIIGAVAFSGSLIAFGKLDGRVGDIMKPFMTYLNLVLLVATIAMGVYIVISPNAPAEMLWAIYALTAISLVYGVMFVMPIGGADMPVVISLLNSFTGIAAAMAGFIYNNQAMILGGILVGAAGMILTVLMCKAMNRSLINVIIGAFGGGGAALDREQGTIKEITLSDAAVLLSYSQKVVVIPGYGLAVAQAQHIAHELDSLLESKGVEVKYAIHPVAGRMPGHMNVLLAEADVPYEQLVEMDDINPDMPNVDVAIVVGANDVVNPAAYDDPSSPIYGMPIIDAHLAKNIIIMKRGMGKGYAGIENFLFFNDKTRMLFGDAKKSITSLVSEIKSM; via the coding sequence ATGGATAAAGTATTAGGAACACTAAACGGAATAGATTTTACTGTTGGCGATACTTTGCTCGAACTGAGCTACCTGATTGCCGCACTTTTATTTGTATTTGGTCTGAAACTGCTTTCGCACCCCGAATCGGCCCGCCGTGGTAACCTTTGGGCAGCCGGAGGTATGGGACTGGCCATGATAACCACTTTACTTTTGCACAAAAACAGTGCAGGAGAAGGTATTTCTCTAACTAACATTTGGATTATTTTATGCGCCATTGGTGTTGGTGCGGCTATTGGCTGGATGGTTGCCCGTAAGGTAAAAATGACAGCCATGCCACAGTTGGTTTCGTTGTATAACGCAACCGGTGGTGGTGCATCAATGTTAGTGGCACTATTAGAATACCCGGCAGCTATGGCCGGCGATGTTCAATCGATACTGGTAACTGTTCTTGGATTAATTATCGGAGCAGTTGCTTTTAGTGGTAGCTTAATCGCATTCGGGAAACTTGATGGACGCGTTGGCGACATCATGAAACCATTTATGACTTACCTGAACCTGGTATTACTGGTTGCCACAATTGCCATGGGTGTTTACATTGTAATATCGCCCAATGCACCAGCTGAAATGTTGTGGGCCATTTACGCACTTACGGCCATTTCGCTCGTTTACGGGGTTATGTTCGTAATGCCAATTGGTGGTGCCGATATGCCCGTTGTAATTTCGCTTTTGAACTCGTTTACAGGTATTGCAGCTGCCATGGCTGGTTTTATTTACAACAACCAGGCGATGATTCTGGGTGGTATCCTTGTTGGTGCTGCCGGTATGATTCTTACCGTTTTGATGTGTAAAGCAATGAACCGCTCACTTATAAACGTAATTATCGGGGCCTTTGGCGGAGGTGGCGCTGCGTTGGACCGGGAACAGGGAACTATTAAAGAAATTACGCTTAGCGATGCTGCCGTTCTCCTAAGTTACTCGCAAAAAGTAGTTGTTATTCCGGGATATGGTTTAGCCGTAGCGCAGGCACAGCACATTGCACACGAACTAGATAGCTTACTTGAAAGCAAAGGCGTGGAAGTAAAATACGCCATTCACCCGGTGGCAGGTCGTATGCCGGGGCACATGAACGTTTTGCTGGCCGAAGCCGACGTACCATACGAACAGTTGGTTGAGATGGATGACATCAATCCTGATATGCCAAATGTTGATGTAGCTATTGTTGTGGGAGCCAACGATGTGGTAAATCCGGCAGCATACGACGATCCGAGCAGCCCGATTTACGGAATGCCAATTATTGATGCTCACCTGGCCAAAAACATTATTATAATGAAACGTGGTATGGGTAAAGGATATGCAGGTATCGAAAACTTCCTGTTCTTTAACGACAAAACACGTATGTTGTTTGGCGATGCCAAGAAATCGATAACCAGCCTGGTTAGTGAGATCAAGAGTATGTAA
- a CDS encoding acetate uptake transporter, producing MSTQKIGNPAVVGLAGFGLTTLLLQIHNIGLLGIGPVLAMGLVFGGLAQMIAGFMEQKVGNNFGFSAFVAYGSFWIGLGIIWLLNHFNIYAASHTDVGWYLVAWALYTCILLAASFYVHKAMAITFILLEIGFILLIIGHFGSPKMNVVAGYELIFCALSAWYMMAAIIINDLAGKTVLPLGTAWAKKAS from the coding sequence ATGAGTACTCAAAAAATTGGAAACCCGGCAGTTGTTGGTTTGGCCGGTTTCGGATTAACTACCCTTTTACTGCAAATTCATAACATCGGACTTTTGGGCATTGGACCGGTACTGGCCATGGGCCTCGTTTTCGGTGGATTGGCACAAATGATTGCCGGATTTATGGAACAAAAAGTGGGCAACAATTTTGGATTTAGCGCCTTTGTTGCCTATGGTTCGTTTTGGATTGGTTTAGGAATTATTTGGTTGTTGAACCATTTTAATATCTACGCCGCCTCGCATACCGATGTGGGTTGGTACTTGGTAGCCTGGGCTTTATATACCTGTATATTACTGGCTGCGTCGTTTTATGTACACAAAGCTATGGCCATTACCTTCATTTTACTCGAGATTGGTTTTATCCTGTTAATAATTGGCCATTTTGGATCTCCGAAAATGAATGTTGTTGCCGGCTACGAACTTATCTTCTGTGCACTGTCAGCATGGTATATGATGGCAGCCATCATTATCAACGACCTTGCCGGAAAAACAGTTCTACCTCTTGGTACAGCATGGGCTAAAAAAGCGAGCTAA
- a CDS encoding ATP-binding protein has translation MLEEQTLTSYAPAIRYTNGQLESQFKTILDNKQLVNFVESISQMVLILNKHRQVVYANKSYKDFCRQLNHDPLIGKRPGETFNCANAFKSVAGCGTSNACKSCGAVNAILESHKGKRSTKECQILTTDNDALDIEVTASPLDLDGEKLTIFSVNDISAEKRRKSLERVFIHDILNSAGAISGLSSILTEIDDAEQLKDIAQTIEDASKNLIEEIQTQRELSAAERGELQLHIKELNSEEVLSELQRTYAKHELNAGKPIHISTESANCTINTDIVLLRRILGNMIKNAIEMNVPHDTITLMCKVRQNLIEFSVHNNSVVPEEVKDQLFKRFYSTKGQGRGLGTYSMKLLGEKYLNGKVSFTSSEERGTTFYIQLPK, from the coding sequence ATGCTTGAAGAACAAACCTTAACAAGCTATGCCCCGGCAATCCGTTATACAAACGGGCAGCTTGAAAGCCAATTCAAAACCATCCTTGATAATAAACAGTTGGTAAATTTTGTGGAATCAATTTCGCAAATGGTACTTATTTTAAATAAGCACCGCCAGGTAGTTTATGCCAACAAAAGTTATAAAGATTTTTGCCGGCAATTAAATCATGATCCGTTGATAGGGAAACGCCCCGGCGAAACATTTAATTGCGCTAATGCTTTTAAATCAGTGGCAGGGTGCGGAACATCAAATGCCTGTAAATCATGTGGCGCAGTAAATGCCATTTTGGAGTCACATAAGGGGAAACGTTCAACAAAAGAGTGCCAGATACTTACAACGGATAACGATGCACTTGACATTGAGGTTACAGCAAGTCCCTTAGATCTTGATGGTGAGAAATTAACCATCTTTTCAGTAAATGATATTAGTGCCGAAAAAAGAAGAAAATCACTGGAGCGGGTTTTTATTCACGATATATTAAACAGTGCTGGTGCAATTTCAGGATTATCTTCAATTCTTACGGAAATAGACGATGCTGAGCAATTAAAAGATATTGCCCAAACGATTGAAGATGCGTCGAAGAATCTTATCGAGGAAATACAGACGCAGCGAGAATTGAGTGCTGCTGAAAGGGGTGAACTTCAGTTACACATAAAAGAGTTAAACAGTGAAGAAGTCCTATCAGAACTACAAAGGACATATGCCAAACATGAACTAAATGCCGGTAAACCGATACATATTAGCACAGAATCAGCCAATTGCACAATTAATACTGATATTGTATTGCTGAGGCGAATTCTTGGAAATATGATTAAGAACGCTATTGAGATGAACGTTCCTCATGATACCATTACACTTATGTGTAAAGTCAGACAGAATCTGATAGAGTTTTCTGTTCACAACAACAGCGTGGTTCCTGAAGAAGTTAAGGATCAACTCTTTAAACGCTTCTATTCCACAAAAGGACAAGGGCGTGGTTTGGGTACCTACAGCATGAAATTATTGGGCGAAAAATACCTGAATGGTAAAGTTAGCTTTACCAGCTCAGAAGAAAGAGGAACAACTTTTTATATTCAACTTCCTAAATAG
- a CDS encoding glycosyl hydrolase 53 family protein produces the protein MQKNKSHVFKSIMFLFLLLNFYSFSTKAQEYAVGADLSFLKEAEDNGFEFKENGEVKKGIEIFKDHGYNWIRLRLFHSPTQLPNNLEYTIATAQMAKEYDFKFLLDYHYSDTWADPGKQFIPKAWEGLSHETLVDSVYEYTRKTMIAFRKAGVFPDMVQVGNEISNGMLWPDGKLPDNWDNLADLIQAGINGVYASCGNNPCPKIMIHIDKGGDKEFTKYWYDKLLSYGVDFDVMGQSYYPWWHGSILDLRNTLNFMARSYKKEIMVVEAAYNFAPAEYIGKTAPFAESPEGQRQFLEEVNRVVLNVPDGLGTGIFWWEPAVENKGFGYRTFFDEEGNVQPVIEVFDRFTRH, from the coding sequence ATGCAAAAAAATAAATCACATGTTTTTAAGTCTATCATGTTTTTATTTCTGCTCCTTAATTTTTATTCTTTCTCAACAAAGGCACAGGAATACGCTGTTGGAGCCGATCTCTCGTTTTTAAAAGAAGCCGAAGACAATGGTTTTGAATTTAAAGAAAACGGAGAAGTAAAAAAAGGCATCGAAATATTTAAAGACCACGGTTACAACTGGATACGGCTGCGATTGTTTCACTCGCCCACACAACTTCCGAACAACCTGGAATACACCATTGCCACAGCGCAAATGGCCAAAGAATATGATTTTAAATTTTTGCTCGATTACCATTATTCCGACACATGGGCCGATCCAGGAAAACAGTTCATCCCAAAAGCGTGGGAAGGTCTTTCGCACGAAACACTGGTAGATTCGGTCTATGAATACACGCGCAAAACAATGATTGCCTTTCGTAAAGCCGGTGTTTTTCCTGATATGGTTCAGGTAGGCAACGAAATAAGTAACGGAATGCTTTGGCCCGACGGCAAACTACCCGACAATTGGGACAACCTGGCTGATTTGATTCAAGCCGGAATTAATGGTGTTTATGCCAGCTGCGGCAATAATCCGTGCCCGAAAATTATGATTCACATTGACAAAGGCGGCGATAAGGAATTCACCAAATATTGGTACGACAAACTACTATCATACGGAGTTGATTTTGATGTAATGGGACAATCGTATTATCCTTGGTGGCATGGCTCAATTCTCGATTTGCGCAATACACTAAACTTTATGGCGCGCAGCTACAAGAAAGAAATCATGGTGGTTGAAGCAGCCTACAATTTTGCGCCCGCTGAATACATTGGCAAGACGGCACCTTTTGCGGAGTCGCCAGAAGGACAGCGCCAGTTTTTGGAAGAAGTGAACCGCGTAGTACTTAATGTGCCCGATGGCTTGGGCACCGGCATTTTCTGGTGGGAACCCGCCGTGGAAAATAAAGGTTTTGGCTACCGCACATTCTTTGATGAAGAAGGAAATGTGCAACCTGTTATTGAAGTTTTCGACCGATTTACACGCCACTAA